The following nucleotide sequence is from Fibrobacter sp. UWR3.
AGCGCTTCTTTACCTCAACCCTTGCCGAAATCCAGCATTTCAAGGACTGGAACCCCGGCGACTAAAGGCCTTCATTGTCGCCGACCGTTTGCTCACTATGCGCCACACGCATAGTGGGCATAAAAATTACGCATTACGCGGCCGTCCTGAAATTATTTATATTAAAGGCAACCGGTTCAAGGAAATTTTTAACGAAAAAGGCGGATCCCATGAAAAAAATCACCTTGATTCTTTTATCACTTCTTCTAGGAGTCTCTATGGCAGCAGAAAAGAAAATCCTCGTCGTTTACTATTCCCGTGCCGACGAAAACTACACCGTCGGGAACATTTCCAAGGGCAATACCGAAATCATTGCCGAGATGATTGCGAAAAAGACGGGCGGTACGCTCCTGCATGTGGAACCCGCGAAGGAATATCCCAAGGGCTACGACGACTGCATCAACGTGGCCAAGAAGGAACTTGCGCAGGACGCGCGCTCGGCCATCAAGCCGGTGAACGTGAACCCCGAAGAATTCGACGAAATTTACGTCGGTTACCCGGTGTGGTGGGGCGAAATGCCCATGCCCATGTTCACCTTCTTCGAGAAGTATAACCTGAAGGGCAAGACGATTCACCCGTTCGTGACCCACGAGGGCAGCGGCCTCTCGGGTGTTGCCCGCCTCAAGAAGGTGACCGGCGCGAACGTGACCCCCGGCCTCGCCATCTACGGACACGTGGCTCAGAACGAACGCGACAAGGCCCAGAAAGAAGTCGATAAGTGGGTGAAGTAGGCTGATTGCGCCTCACTTAGGATTGCTAGTCCTCTTC
It contains:
- a CDS encoding flavodoxin encodes the protein MAAEKKILVVYYSRADENYTVGNISKGNTEIIAEMIAKKTGGTLLHVEPAKEYPKGYDDCINVAKKELAQDARSAIKPVNVNPEEFDEIYVGYPVWWGEMPMPMFTFFEKYNLKGKTIHPFVTHEGSGLSGVARLKKVTGANVTPGLAIYGHVAQNERDKAQKEVDKWVK